The Carassius gibelio isolate Cgi1373 ecotype wild population from Czech Republic chromosome A24, carGib1.2-hapl.c, whole genome shotgun sequence genome window below encodes:
- the LOC127946495 gene encoding autophagy-related protein 9A: MAGFETYQEYQRIEDYDEDSPPGEEELLIHVPDGRRDPWHHIKNLDNFFTRIYHFHQRNGFTCMVLSEFFELVQFLFVVTFTTFLFNCVEYDVLFANRVVNHTGQSLGPLDRNKVTLPDAILPTEQCTERIQGNSWIIFLLIMAAIFWVYRLVKVICNVISYWEIRQFYKKALNIQMDELCNFTWQEVQGRLIRLQREQPMCVQKRDLSELDIYHRILRFKNYTVAMINKSLLPVRLRVPFLGDMIFLTQGLKYNFELILFWGPLSLFQNKWSLHPKYKRAANRQELAKQLSRVILLTGLVNLLLCPFVLVWQVLYAFFSYAEVIKREPGSLGARRWSLYGRLYLRHFNELDHELQGRLGRGYKTAAKYMNSFVSPLLAVLAKNVAFFSGSVLAVLIALTVYDEDVLTVQHILTAITVLGVVITISRSFIPDEHMVWCPEQLLQCVLAHIHYMPDHWKGNANKSETRDEMAQLYQYKTVFILEELLSPIITPFILIFPLRSKSLEIIDFFRNFTVDVAGVGDICSFAQMDIRRHGNPQWMSEGQTEASVYQQAENGKTELSLMHFTIKNPRWEPPQESSVFISHLKEKVHQDAQTGPSPQLLLSEAPLCTSLLSNESATGPDNLLASVLAHPVLTASGLPGRNRRFIPPSSAASAAASVLASLSFSQQAHAGRSRSHTLLPSRLHHDSTMYCSDHTVGHSMSASESRVLSQSHSALASEFASTEMSLHAIYMHEVHQQKTQHPSGPIQTCVPMKDLSTNCAQGPQIQSAQTVTLVPPSSGRLGGWAEQEEEEEEQGDQEEINTNPVPDQTSRGSS; this comes from the exons ATGGCTGGTTTTGAAACGTACCAGGAGTATCAGCGAATAGAAGATTATGATGAAGACTCTCCTCCAGGAGAGGAAGAATTACTCATCCATGTGCCAGACGGCAGAAGAG ACCCGTGGCATCATATCAAGAATCTCGACAATTTCTTCACAAGAAT CTATCATTTCCATCAGAGGAATGGATTCACCTGTATGGTGTTATCAGAGTTTTTTGAACTTGT GCAATTCCTGTTTGTGGTCACGTTTACAACCTTTCTCTTCAACTGTGTGGAATATGATGTTCTCTTCGCCAACCGAGTGGTCAACCACACGGGTCAGAGCCTCGGTCCTCTGGACAGGAACAAGGTCACCCTTCCTGACGCGATTTTACCCACCGAGCAGTGCACTGAGAG GATTCAAGGAAACAGCTGGATCATCTTCCTCTTGATAATGGCAGCCATATTCTGGGTCTATCGGCTCGTGAAGGTGATCTGCAATGTCATCAGCTACTGGGAGATCcgacagttttataaaaaagcaCTGAACATACAGATG gATGAACTTTGCAACTTCACGTGGCAAGAAGTTCAAGGCCGTTTGATCCGCCTGCAGCGCGAGCAGCCCATGTGTGTCCAGAAGCGTGATCTTTCTGAACTAGACATCTACCACCGCATCCTGCGCTTTAAAAACTACACTGTGGCCATGATCAACAAGTCCCTGCTGCCCGTCAGACTGCGTGTGCCCTTCTTGGGCGACATGATCTTCCTCACGCAGGGCCTGAAATACAACTTTGAGCTCATTCTGTTCTGGGGACCTCTGTCGCTCTTCCAGAACAAATGGAGTCTGCATCCCAAATACAAGCGGGCGGCAAACCGGCAGGAGCTGGCCAAGCAGCTCAGCCGTGTCATCCTGTTGACGGGTCTGGTCAATCTGCTGCTGTGTCCATTCGTGCTGGTGTGGCAGGTGCTGTACGCCTTCTTTAGCTACGCTGAAGTCATCAAGCGCGAGCCGGGAAGTTTGGGAGCCCGGCGCTGGTCGCTGTATGGCCGTCTCTACCTCCGCCACTTTAACGAGCTGGATCACGAGCTGCAAGGCCGGCTGGGACGTGGGTACAAAACTGCAGCGAAATACATGAATTCTTTCGTTTCTCCTCTGTTGGCGGTGCTGGCCAAGAACGTGGCTTTCTTCTCCGGCTCGGTTCTCGCCGTGCTCATCGCTCTGACGGTGTACGATGAAGACGTGCTGACCGTGCAACACATCCTGACGGCCATCACCGTACTTGGCGTGGTCATCACCATCAGCAG GTCGTTTATTCCAGATGAACATATGGTGTGGTGTCCTGAACAGCTGCTTCAGTGCGTCCTGGCCCACATCCACTACATGCCCGACCACTGGAAGGGCAACGCCAACAAGAGCGAGACCCGCGACGAGATGGCACAGCTTTACCAATATAAAACA GTCTTTATATTGGAGGAGCTTCTGAGTCCCATAATTACCCCCTTCATCCTCATCTTCCCCCTGCGGAGCAAGTCTTTAGAAATCATCGACTTCTTCCGTAACTTCACTGTTGATGTGGCAGGGGTGGGAGACATTTGCTCATTCGCCCAGATGGACATCAGGCGCCATGGAAATCCACAG TGGATGTCTGAAGGTCAGACGGAGGCCTCAGTGTACCAGCAGGCTGAGAATGGGAAGACGGAGCTGTCGCTGATGCATTTCACCATTAAAAACCCACGCTGGGAGCCCCCACAGGAGAGCTCAGTGTTCATCAGCCACCTGAAGGAGAAGGTGCATCAGGACGCTCAGACAGGACCGTCTCCTCAGCTGCTGCTGTCCGAGGCTCCTCTCTGTACCTCGCTGCTGTCCAATGAGTCCGCCACGGGT CCTGATAACCTGTTAGCCAGTGTGTTGGCTCACCCCGTACTGACCGCCTCTGGACTTCCTGGGAGGAATCGGCGCTTTATCCCTCCGAGCAGTGCGGCTTCCGCTGCTGCTAGTGTCCTGGCGTCCCTTTCGTTTTCTCAGCAGGCCCACGCCGGCCGTTCTCGCTCACACACTCTCCTGCCGTCCCGACTGCACCACGACAGCACCATGTACTGCAGCGACCACACTGTGGGCCACAG TATGTCTGCAAGTGAGTCCAGAGTGCTCAGCCAGTCTCATTCGGCCCTGGCGTCAGAGTTCGCATCAACCGAGATGAGCCTGCATGCTATATACATGCACGAG GTACATCAGCAAAAGACCCAGCATCCATCTGGACCAATTCAGACCTGTGTGCCAATGAAGGACTTGAGCACCAACTGTG
- the abcb8 gene encoding mitochondrial potassium channel ATP-binding subunit isoform X2, giving the protein MAAYIRLTRGNVTSDRLLNSQKTRGFTIHHLYRRGQHTVPWSGSQIPSTQITFNTPARILREAQKVFRLASRKQPRPPNIPLRFILGPAALTVTARLLHTGAHCEADVNNNVPVRESIPEFSWAILWEFVRPQLLALIGAIILAFGAAALNIQIPLMLGDLVNVVARHMREQAGHYIRDIKAPAVKLLGLYGLQGLLTSGYIILLSRVGERVAADMRTALFTSLLRQDVAFFDANKTGQLVNRLTSDIQEFKSSFKLVISQGLRSATQTVGCFVSLYVISPKLTGLTVVVLPCLVGAGALIGSFLRKLSRKAQEQVAKATGVADEALGNVRTVRAFAMEDRELEMYAAEVQKSAAMNETLGTGIAIFQGLSNVVLNCIVLGTIYAGGSLMARNDMSPGDLMSFLVASQTVQRSLASISILFGQMVRGMSAGARVFEYLALEPTVPLTGGGRIPLKSLTGRVEFMNINFSYPTRPGNQILKNFNLTLPPYKTVAIVGESGGGKSTVAALLERFYEPSSGVVMLDGLDIRTLDPSWLRGHVIGFISQEPVLFGTSVMENIRFGKPSATDPEVMAAAKQANAHNFITGFPDGYNTVVGERGVTLSGGQKQRIAIARALIKNPSVLILDEATSALDAESERVVQEALDRATTGRTVLIIAHRLSTIQGADLICVMSNGRIVEAGTHLDLLSKGGLYAELIKRQRSDGHK; this is encoded by the exons ATGGCGGCCTACAT TCGACTGACACGCGGCAATGTCACGTCAGATCGACTGTTGAACTCCCAGAAAACAAGAGGTTTCACGATCCACCACCTTTATAG GCGTGGCCAGCATACAGTACCATGGAGCGGTTCACAAATACCATCCACACAGATCACCTTTAACACTCCTGCTCGCATATTGAGAGAAGCTCAAAAAGTGTTCCGTCTAGCATCCAGAAAGCAGCCCAGGCCACCAAACATCCCTCTGAGATTCATATTAGGACCTGCTGCTTTGACAGTGACTGCACGCTTGCTTCATACCGGAGCTCACTGTGAAGCAGATGTGAACAACAACGTCCCGGTGAGAGAGAGCATTCCTGAATTCAGCTGGGCCATCCTTTGGGAGTTCGTTCGGCCCCAACTTCTTGCTCTTATAGGAGCCATTATC CTTGCGTTTGGAGCAGCAGCCCTTAATATTCAGATTCCTCTGATGTTGGGGGACCTGGTGAATGTTGTCGCTCGCCACATGAGAGAACAAGCAGGGCATTACATAAGAGACATTAAAGCACCTGCAGTAAAGCTGCTCGGACTCTATGGTTTACAG GGTCTGTTGACCAGTGGCTACATCATTCTTCTGTCTAGAGTTGGAGAGAGAGTGGCAGCTGACATGAGGACAGCTCTCTTTACCTCTTTGCTTCG ACAAGATGTTGCATTTTTTGATGCAAACAAGACCGGGCAGCTGGTTAATCGGCTGACATCAGACATCCAGGAGTTCAAATCTTCCTTCAAGTTGGTTATTTCTCAG GGTTTGCGCAGTGCCACACAGACGGTGGGGTGTTTTGTGTCGCTGTACGTCATCTCTCCCAAACTCACGGGTCTCACTGTGGTCGTCCTGCCATGTCTGGTGGGGGCTGGTGCTCTGATCGGTTCTTTTCTCCGTAAACTATCGCGCAAAGCACAGGAACAG GTTGCTAAAGCTACAGGAGTGGCTGACGAGGCTCTTGGTAACGTGCGGACAGTGAGAGCTTTTGCCATGGAGGATCGAGAACTAGA GATGTATGCAGCTGAAGTCCAGAAGTCAGCTGCGATGAATGAGACGCTGGGCACAGGAATAGCCATATTTCAGGGCCTGTCTAACGTTGTCCTGAACT GCATTGTTCTAGGCACTATTTATGCTGGTGGGTCTTTGATGGCTCGTAATGACATGTCGCCAGGTGACCTAATGTCATTTTTGGTCGCCTCTCAAACAGTTCAGAG atCTCTTGCTAGCATTTCAATTCTCTTTGGACAG ATGGTTCGAGGTATGAGTGCAGGGGCACGTGTGTTTGAGTACTTGGCTCTAGAGCCCACCGTTCCTCTCACCGGAGGAGGTCGTATCCCTCTCAAGTCTCTGACGGGAAGAGTTGAATTCATGAACATCAATTTCAG TTACCCAACAAGACCTGGAAACCAGATTCTTAAGAACTTCAATCTGACTCTACCTCCCTATAAAACCGTCGCTATTGTTGGCGAGTCAGGCGGAG GCAAATCCACAGTGGCTGCGTTATTGGAGCGGTTTTATGAGCCCAGCAGTGGTGTGGTGATGTTGGATGGGCTGGACATCAGAACACTGGACCCATCCTGGTTAAGAGGTCATGTCATTGGGTTCATTAGTCAG GAACCTGTTCTTTTTGGTACCTCTGTGATGGAGAATATCAGGTTTGGAAAGCCCAGTGCCACAGACCCTGAGGTCATGGCTGCGGCCAAACAAGCCAATGCTCATAATTTCATCACAGGATTCCCAGATGGTTACAACACCGTGGTTG GTGAACGTGGAGTGACCCTATCTGGGGGCCAAAAGCAGCGAATCGCGATCGCTCGAGCGCTGATCAAAAACCCCAGCGTCCTGATCCTGGATGAGGCCACCAGTGCGTTAGACGCCGAGTCTGAGCGTGTGGTTCAGGAGGCGTTGGACAGAGCCACGACGGGACGCACCGTTCTGATTATCGCTCACCGTCTCAGCACCATACAGGGAGCCGATCTCATCTGCGTCATGAGCAATGGACGTATCGTTGAG GCTGGAACACACTTGGATTTACTGAGCAAAGGAGGACTGTATGCAGAACTCATAAAGAGACAACGATCTGATGGTcacaaataa
- the abcb8 gene encoding mitochondrial potassium channel ATP-binding subunit isoform X1: MFHFARCSRLTRGNVTSDRLLNSQKTRGFTIHHLYRRGQHTVPWSGSQIPSTQITFNTPARILREAQKVFRLASRKQPRPPNIPLRFILGPAALTVTARLLHTGAHCEADVNNNVPVRESIPEFSWAILWEFVRPQLLALIGAIILAFGAAALNIQIPLMLGDLVNVVARHMREQAGHYIRDIKAPAVKLLGLYGLQGLLTSGYIILLSRVGERVAADMRTALFTSLLRQDVAFFDANKTGQLVNRLTSDIQEFKSSFKLVISQGLRSATQTVGCFVSLYVISPKLTGLTVVVLPCLVGAGALIGSFLRKLSRKAQEQVAKATGVADEALGNVRTVRAFAMEDRELEMYAAEVQKSAAMNETLGTGIAIFQGLSNVVLNCIVLGTIYAGGSLMARNDMSPGDLMSFLVASQTVQRSLASISILFGQMVRGMSAGARVFEYLALEPTVPLTGGGRIPLKSLTGRVEFMNINFSYPTRPGNQILKNFNLTLPPYKTVAIVGESGGGKSTVAALLERFYEPSSGVVMLDGLDIRTLDPSWLRGHVIGFISQEPVLFGTSVMENIRFGKPSATDPEVMAAAKQANAHNFITGFPDGYNTVVGERGVTLSGGQKQRIAIARALIKNPSVLILDEATSALDAESERVVQEALDRATTGRTVLIIAHRLSTIQGADLICVMSNGRIVEAGTHLDLLSKGGLYAELIKRQRSDGHK, from the exons ATGTTTCATTTTGCACGCTGTAGTCGACTGACACGCGGCAATGTCACGTCAGATCGACTGTTGAACTCCCAGAAAACAAGAGGTTTCACGATCCACCACCTTTATAG GCGTGGCCAGCATACAGTACCATGGAGCGGTTCACAAATACCATCCACACAGATCACCTTTAACACTCCTGCTCGCATATTGAGAGAAGCTCAAAAAGTGTTCCGTCTAGCATCCAGAAAGCAGCCCAGGCCACCAAACATCCCTCTGAGATTCATATTAGGACCTGCTGCTTTGACAGTGACTGCACGCTTGCTTCATACCGGAGCTCACTGTGAAGCAGATGTGAACAACAACGTCCCGGTGAGAGAGAGCATTCCTGAATTCAGCTGGGCCATCCTTTGGGAGTTCGTTCGGCCCCAACTTCTTGCTCTTATAGGAGCCATTATC CTTGCGTTTGGAGCAGCAGCCCTTAATATTCAGATTCCTCTGATGTTGGGGGACCTGGTGAATGTTGTCGCTCGCCACATGAGAGAACAAGCAGGGCATTACATAAGAGACATTAAAGCACCTGCAGTAAAGCTGCTCGGACTCTATGGTTTACAG GGTCTGTTGACCAGTGGCTACATCATTCTTCTGTCTAGAGTTGGAGAGAGAGTGGCAGCTGACATGAGGACAGCTCTCTTTACCTCTTTGCTTCG ACAAGATGTTGCATTTTTTGATGCAAACAAGACCGGGCAGCTGGTTAATCGGCTGACATCAGACATCCAGGAGTTCAAATCTTCCTTCAAGTTGGTTATTTCTCAG GGTTTGCGCAGTGCCACACAGACGGTGGGGTGTTTTGTGTCGCTGTACGTCATCTCTCCCAAACTCACGGGTCTCACTGTGGTCGTCCTGCCATGTCTGGTGGGGGCTGGTGCTCTGATCGGTTCTTTTCTCCGTAAACTATCGCGCAAAGCACAGGAACAG GTTGCTAAAGCTACAGGAGTGGCTGACGAGGCTCTTGGTAACGTGCGGACAGTGAGAGCTTTTGCCATGGAGGATCGAGAACTAGA GATGTATGCAGCTGAAGTCCAGAAGTCAGCTGCGATGAATGAGACGCTGGGCACAGGAATAGCCATATTTCAGGGCCTGTCTAACGTTGTCCTGAACT GCATTGTTCTAGGCACTATTTATGCTGGTGGGTCTTTGATGGCTCGTAATGACATGTCGCCAGGTGACCTAATGTCATTTTTGGTCGCCTCTCAAACAGTTCAGAG atCTCTTGCTAGCATTTCAATTCTCTTTGGACAG ATGGTTCGAGGTATGAGTGCAGGGGCACGTGTGTTTGAGTACTTGGCTCTAGAGCCCACCGTTCCTCTCACCGGAGGAGGTCGTATCCCTCTCAAGTCTCTGACGGGAAGAGTTGAATTCATGAACATCAATTTCAG TTACCCAACAAGACCTGGAAACCAGATTCTTAAGAACTTCAATCTGACTCTACCTCCCTATAAAACCGTCGCTATTGTTGGCGAGTCAGGCGGAG GCAAATCCACAGTGGCTGCGTTATTGGAGCGGTTTTATGAGCCCAGCAGTGGTGTGGTGATGTTGGATGGGCTGGACATCAGAACACTGGACCCATCCTGGTTAAGAGGTCATGTCATTGGGTTCATTAGTCAG GAACCTGTTCTTTTTGGTACCTCTGTGATGGAGAATATCAGGTTTGGAAAGCCCAGTGCCACAGACCCTGAGGTCATGGCTGCGGCCAAACAAGCCAATGCTCATAATTTCATCACAGGATTCCCAGATGGTTACAACACCGTGGTTG GTGAACGTGGAGTGACCCTATCTGGGGGCCAAAAGCAGCGAATCGCGATCGCTCGAGCGCTGATCAAAAACCCCAGCGTCCTGATCCTGGATGAGGCCACCAGTGCGTTAGACGCCGAGTCTGAGCGTGTGGTTCAGGAGGCGTTGGACAGAGCCACGACGGGACGCACCGTTCTGATTATCGCTCACCGTCTCAGCACCATACAGGGAGCCGATCTCATCTGCGTCATGAGCAATGGACGTATCGTTGAG GCTGGAACACACTTGGATTTACTGAGCAAAGGAGGACTGTATGCAGAACTCATAAAGAGACAACGATCTGATGGTcacaaataa